In Haloarcula salinisoli, a genomic segment contains:
- the mutS gene encoding DNA mismatch repair protein MutS: protein MDAALGPPAKMAELDDELTPMMAQYFELCEQYDEALVLFQVGDFYEAFCEAAERVARLCEITLTQRSDSTGEYAMAGIPIDNAESYIETLLDAGYRVAIADQVEDPDEVSGVVERAVTRVVTPGTLTEAELLDGADSNYVAALARGEAYGLALVDISTGACYATSVDSTTAVADELRRFGPAEAIVGPDVDVDEAVFGGACLVTEYDADAFDVDRAEARIERYFGPPERLLAGESEVRATGALLSYAEYTRGKSGAVGPDGEPVDPDVDPEGTLDYLNHLTRYDPREYMLLDAVAVESLELFDRRSVRGHGNLTLVDTLDETASALGRRKLTDWLRRPLLDTDRIEARHEAVGELKCSPGTRERLHELLSQVYDIERLISRVSRGRANARDLRSLAATLSVVPGIREALADADARLLADLHATLDPLTETREEIEAAIRPDPPQQVTEGGVIRSGYDDELDELRSTERSGKAWIDDLEASERERTGIESLKVGHTAVHGYYIEVTNANLDAVPEDYQRRQTLKNSERYYTPELKSREEEILRAEAAADDLEYELFCRVRDAVAAEAERVQALAEKLARLDALVAFGEVAATRGYCRPTVGADGIDIEAGRHPVVERTEESFVPNDTDLHSSEHGDAPHFVVLTGPNMSGKSTYMRQVALCSVLAQTGSFVPASSAALPILDRVFTRVGASDDIAGGRSTFMIEMTELATILTEATADSLVLLDEVGRGTSTADGLAIARAVTEYLHDEVGAYTLFATHHHDLTAAADDLSGVANRHFETSREDGSVVFDHELADGPAAASYGVEVAAMAGVPEPVVEAARERLAADGEAPAAEASGRGGSGNDGAVSDRPTGEGLPAGRAADDDIESLLREVDVATMTPLDALNTLADLADRVE from the coding sequence ATGGACGCGGCCCTCGGGCCACCGGCGAAGATGGCCGAGCTGGACGACGAGCTGACGCCGATGATGGCCCAGTACTTCGAGCTGTGCGAACAGTACGACGAGGCACTGGTCCTCTTTCAGGTTGGGGACTTCTACGAGGCGTTTTGCGAGGCCGCAGAGCGGGTCGCCCGGCTGTGTGAGATAACGCTCACCCAGCGCAGCGATTCCACGGGCGAGTACGCGATGGCGGGCATCCCCATCGACAACGCCGAGAGCTACATCGAGACGCTGCTGGACGCGGGCTATCGGGTCGCCATCGCCGACCAGGTCGAGGACCCCGACGAGGTCAGCGGCGTCGTCGAGCGGGCCGTCACGCGGGTCGTCACGCCGGGGACGCTGACCGAGGCGGAGCTGCTCGACGGGGCCGACAGCAACTACGTCGCGGCGCTTGCCCGGGGCGAGGCGTACGGCCTCGCCCTCGTCGATATCTCGACCGGCGCGTGTTACGCGACCAGCGTGGACTCGACGACGGCCGTCGCCGACGAGCTGCGCCGCTTCGGACCCGCCGAAGCCATCGTCGGGCCCGACGTCGATGTGGACGAGGCCGTCTTTGGCGGGGCCTGTCTGGTCACCGAGTACGACGCCGACGCCTTCGACGTCGACCGGGCCGAGGCGCGCATCGAGCGGTACTTCGGGCCGCCCGAGCGGCTGCTGGCGGGCGAGAGCGAGGTGCGGGCCACGGGCGCCCTGCTTTCCTACGCCGAGTACACCCGGGGAAAGTCGGGGGCCGTCGGCCCGGACGGGGAGCCGGTCGACCCCGACGTCGACCCGGAGGGGACCCTGGACTATCTGAACCACCTCACCCGCTACGACCCCCGGGAGTACATGCTGCTCGACGCCGTCGCCGTCGAGAGCCTGGAGCTGTTCGACCGGCGCTCGGTGCGTGGCCACGGGAACCTGACGCTCGTGGACACGCTCGACGAGACGGCGTCTGCGTTGGGGCGGCGCAAGCTCACGGACTGGCTGCGTCGCCCGCTGCTAGACACAGACCGCATCGAGGCGCGCCACGAGGCCGTCGGCGAGTTGAAGTGCAGCCCCGGGACCCGCGAGCGGCTCCACGAGCTGCTCTCGCAGGTGTACGACATCGAGCGGCTCATCTCGCGGGTGTCTCGCGGCCGGGCCAACGCCCGTGACCTGCGCTCGCTGGCGGCGACGCTGTCGGTGGTGCCCGGCATCCGCGAGGCCCTCGCCGACGCGGACGCACGGCTACTGGCGGACCTGCACGCCACGCTGGACCCGCTCACGGAGACCCGCGAGGAGATAGAGGCCGCTATCCGGCCGGACCCGCCCCAGCAGGTCACCGAGGGCGGCGTGATTCGTTCGGGGTACGACGACGAGCTGGACGAGCTGCGCTCGACGGAGCGGTCGGGCAAGGCGTGGATCGACGACCTCGAAGCGAGCGAACGCGAGCGCACCGGCATCGAATCGCTGAAGGTCGGCCACACCGCGGTGCATGGCTACTACATCGAGGTGACAAACGCCAACCTCGATGCGGTGCCCGAGGACTACCAGCGCCGACAGACGCTCAAGAACAGCGAGCGCTACTACACGCCCGAACTGAAGAGCCGCGAAGAGGAGATTCTCCGGGCCGAGGCGGCGGCCGACGACCTGGAGTACGAGCTGTTCTGTCGGGTCCGGGACGCCGTCGCCGCCGAGGCCGAACGCGTCCAGGCGCTGGCCGAGAAGCTCGCTCGACTGGACGCTCTCGTGGCTTTCGGCGAGGTCGCCGCGACGCGGGGGTACTGCCGGCCCACCGTCGGCGCCGACGGCATCGACATCGAGGCCGGGCGCCACCCCGTCGTCGAGCGAACCGAGGAGTCGTTTGTCCCGAACGATACCGACCTTCACAGCTCCGAGCACGGCGACGCCCCCCACTTCGTCGTCCTCACCGGCCCGAACATGAGCGGGAAGTCCACCTACATGCGCCAGGTCGCACTCTGCTCGGTCCTCGCCCAGACCGGCTCGTTCGTCCCGGCGTCGTCGGCTGCCCTGCCGATACTCGACCGGGTGTTCACGCGTGTCGGCGCCAGCGACGACATCGCCGGCGGTCGCTCCACCTTCATGATAGAGATGACGGAGCTTGCGACCATCCTGACGGAGGCGACCGCCGACTCGCTGGTCCTGCTGGACGAGGTCGGTCGTGGCACCTCGACGGCCGACGGGCTGGCCATCGCCCGCGCAGTGACGGAGTACCTTCACGACGAGGTGGGGGCCTACACCCTCTTTGCGACCCACCACCACGACCTCACGGCGGCGGCCGACGACCTGTCGGGGGTGGCCAACCGCCACTTCGAGACCTCCCGGGAAGACGGCTCGGTCGTCTTCGACCACGAACTGGCCGACGGGCCGGCCGCCGCGTCCTACGGCGTCGAGGTGGCGGCGATGGCCGGGGTGCCCGAGCCCGTCGTCGAGGCCGCCCGGGAGCGTCTGGCGGCAGACGGCGAGGCCCCGGCAGCCGAGGCAAGCGGCCGAGGTGGGAGCGGGAATGACGGCGCCGTCTCCGACCGGCCGACCGGCGAGGGGCTGCCAGCGGGTCGAGCGGCCGACGACGACATCGAGTCCCTGCTTCGGGAGGTCGACGTGGCGACGATGACGCCACTGGACGCGCTCAACACGCTGGCCGACCTCGCTGACCGGGTCGAGTAG